GTGCTGGAGTTCGCGGAGTTTGTCGAGAATCTGCTTCTGGATCGTGACATCGAGGGCGGTGGTAGGCTCATCGGCGATAAGCAGATCCGGTCTGGCCGAGAGGGCCATGGCGATCATGACGCGTTGCTGCATGCCTCCGCTAAGTTGATGTGGATAGTCGTGGAGTCGGGTCGCAGGATCAACGATGCCGACGGCATCGAGCCAGCGGATGATCTCGGCATCGATATCCGTCACGTCGGGACGGTGAAGCTGGATCATCTCGGCCATCTGGCTGCGGATGGAATAGACGGGATTCAGTGAGGTGGAGGGTTCCTGAAAGATGTAGGCGATCTTACCCCCTCGTACTTTGCGCAGTTCGGCATCCGAGGCAGTCAGCAGATCTCGGCCATCAAATGTTATGCTTCCTGACTGATAAACCGCGGGGGGTGTCGGCAGGAGGCGTGTGATGGCTAAGGCGGTGACGCTTTTGCCGCTTCCGCTCTCACCTACGATCGCAAGGGTTTCTCCGCGGCCGATTTCCAGCGAGACGTTCTTGAGAGCAGGAACGATGCCAGCGGGAGTGGAGAAACCGATTTGGAGGTCTTGGATCTTTAGCATGTGGATAAGAAATTATGAGGGATGAACTATGAAGTATGAAAGGCCGAGGCCTTTGTTTTCTTGGAAATGGTTGTGAGGATGGCAAGTAACTTTCATCCTTCATAATTGCCTAGCTGCGGCTCTCCGCAGCCTCCCTCAGTGCGTCGCCCGCTAGGTAGAATGACAGCGAGGCGATCAGGATGGCGAGTCCCGGAAAGAGATTCAGCCACCAGGCGTCGAGGAGATAGGTCTTGCCGTCGGCGATGATGTTCCCCCAGGTCGCTTGTGGTGGCTGGACTCCGAATCCAAGAAAGCTGAGTCCTGCTTCCTGAAGAATTGCATCGGGGATACCAAGGACCGCGGTGACGAGAATCGGGGCGGCGGCATTCGGCAGGATATGCCGAGTGATGATATGCCAGGCATTCTGCCCCAGGACGCGTGCCCCCTTTACATATTCTGTCTCCCGAAGCGTTAGGAATTCACTCCGTACAAGTCGGGCCGTTCCGGTCCAGCTTACCAATCCGATCACGATGACGATATTGAGAAGACTTGGCCCGAGCAGTGCCACCACGGTGAGGATGAGGAAGAACGTGGGAAAACAGAGTAGCGCATCGACCGCGCGCATCAGGATCTGGTCGATGATACCACCAAAGTATCCCGCGATCGCACCCACTACCATACCGATCCCGAGAGATACGGCCACGGCGACCAGACCCACGGTGAGGGAGATTGAGGCCCCGCGCATCATTCGTGAGAGGACATCCCTGCCGAGATTATCAGTCCCCATTATGTGCTGCGGAGAAGGGGGTAGAAGCTTTAGCTCGAGGTTCGTTTCGTTGGGATTACAGAGCCAGTCGTGCCCCATGAGGGAGAGAAGGACTGTTCCTCCTGCAACGAGGGCAAAAAAGAGGATAACCGCAACCGAGGGGATCGCTACCGGATTTGCCCAAAATCGACGAAGGACCCTTCTCGTCGGAATCTCGGTGAGAGGTTGAATGCCTTGCATGGTTTATTCGAGGCGGACCCGGGGGTCGGCGGCTGCCGAGAGGAGATCGGAGATCAGGTTGCCCAGAAGCACCAGGGCCGCCACAACGAAGTTCAGGGCGACAAGGGTGGGGTAGTCGCGCTCCAGTACAGCCTCGTAACCGAGTCGTCCCATACCTGGATAAGCAAAGATCGTTTCGATGACAACGGCCCCTCCAATAAGTGCCGGCAGGATCATCCCTATCCCGGCGATGATGGGGCGGATGGAGTTGCGTAGGGCATGCTTGTAGAGGACGACATCCTCGGAAAGTCCCTTAGAGCGTGCCGTCCGAATGTAGTCCTCGCGCAAGGATTCGATCATCGTGGCCCGGAGATAGCGAGACTGGGAGGCGATGCCGCCGAGTGCCAGGATCGTGGCCGGAAGAAGAAGATGCCAGAGGGTATCGAGTCCCGAGGCAAGGACGTTTGGAAATTCGATCCCGTAGCTGTGGGTCCCCAGGATCGGCACGCCGAACCCCTTCACCAGGGCGATCACCACCATATAGGTGATCCAGAATCCGGGTAAGGCGATGAAGAGAAAGGCGATGAAGGAACCCAGGGCATCCTGCCAATGTCCGCTGTAGCGAGCCGCAGTGACTCCCAGAAGTGTGCCGAATGAAAGGGAAATCACGATGGAAGTCAGATTCAGAGCCACAGTCGCCGGCAGGCGCTCCATGATCCTCGACATTACGGGGCGATCATCCTTGATGCTTCGCAAATTACCGGTAAAGAGATCCCGCATGATGAGTGCGTACTGTTCGTGAAGAGGACGGTCGAGATGGAACTTTTTCCGGAAGTTGGCCTTCACCTCGGCAGAGATCTTCGGATTCAGCTCTCCCCACGGGTAGGGGCTTCCCGGAGTGAGGGTCACGATGAAAAACGAAATGATGCTGATGATAAAAAGCAGCACCACGCTGAGGGCGAGACGGCGGATGATGAAAGAGATCACTGGCAGAAAAGATGAATTATGAATGATGAATGATGAAGTTGATGCAGATAACGAGGTGATCGTTTGGGATTTTCATACTTCATACCTCAACCTTCATCTTTTTCCGCTGGGCGGATACTCCGGCCGATAGAACCACTCCATGTCGTAATCCCAACCGGCCTTGGTCATGGTGACAGGAGAGTCGATCCACTCGCCCGGTTTGGATCCCGGTCGACGGATGCGGTAGCTGTTCTTCCACATCACGGAGGTACCTTCCGGCACAAAGAGAAAGGTGTAGGGCTGATCCTCATAGATCGTTTGCTGGAGTTTGGCTGCAAGACTGATGATCTCCGGACGGCTATATTCCTGGCGCAGATCGCTCAGGAGATGGTCGACCTCGGGATTGTTATAGCCGACGAAGTTGAGTTCCTCCGGATGGGTCTGGCTGGAATGCCAGATGGCATACTGGTCGAAGTCGTTTCCGAGACCCCATCCAAGGACGATGGCGTCGAACTCACCCTTGTTCACAAAGCGCTTGAGCAGCACCGACCACTCGTAGATCTCGACCTTCACCTCGACCCCGATCTTTTTGAGGTCATCCTGAACCAAGGTGGCGATGTCGCGGCGGACCTCGTTGCCATTGTTCGCCAGCAGGGTAAAGGAGAGTCGCTTTCCTTCCTTCACCCGGATGCCGTCGGATCCAGGCTTCCAGCCCGCCTGATCCAGAAGATCCCCGGCGGCCTTGGGATCGTAGGGCAGCGGTTGGACCTTCGGGTCATAGAACCACATCTTCGGAGTGAAGATGCCGTTCGACTGCACGCCGTGTCCGTAGATGATGTATTTGATCATCTGGGGGATATTTATGGCCTCCGCGAGTGCCTTACGCACGCGTAGATCCTGGAACATCGGTCGTCGGAGATTCCAGCCGATGTAGTTGTACATGTTGCCAGCCGAACTGAATAAATCGAAGCGCTTGTCTTTCTCGAAGATCTTCACGGCCCACGGATCAACGGCCCAGAAATCAACCTGCTTTGTCTGGAAGGCGAGTTGCAGGGTGAGCGGATCGGGCAGGACGCGGAAGACGACCGAGTCAAGCCAGGGGGAGCCACGGAAGTAATCGGGGTTTTTTATGAGACGGATGAACTCGTTGGTTTTCCAGTTTCCAAACTTGAAGGGTCCGGTGCCGATCGGGTGGCGGTTGTAGATCTCGGACCACTTGGCAGGTTCTACCTTCTCGAGAATGTGGGCTGGGAGGATACTCTGCATCCAGCTCAGCAGCGCGGGGGAGAAGGGCTTCTTGTAGCGGACGACAACGGAATAGGGATCGGGTGTCTGCACCGAGGAGACCAGCTCGAAATCGGAACTCCGGGGTGATGCGACCCGCTCGTCCATGATCGCATGGTAGGTGAAGGCTACATCTGCCGAGGTGAAAGGGGTCCCGTCATGCCAACGGACATCCTTGCGCAGAATGAAGCGGATGATCGGTTCGGCCTTGAAGGGACGTTCCTTTCCGCCCTTTTCGAGCGGGGGAAAGGGTAGGGGATGGAAGCCGGCTTCGGTGAGTGTGCGTGCAACGATTTGAGAGTCCGTGAGACCCGGTTGGCTTAGTGTGAGGGTCAGATTATTTCCGTCACGTGCGATGGTTGTGATGCTCGCGGGGTTTCTTGGCTGATTCCGATTCAGAAATGACGATGCCTTGGCCGCTTCCTCTTCCGAGCCTAACTGAAAGGTCGTTTCCTGAGAGAGATCCCATGACGTGGCGAGATCGCCGACCACTTCGAGATCCTGATTGTACTTCAGAAGGCCATTGAACATCAGTCCGGCTACCTGAGCGGAGGCGGAGTCTGCCTGCTGGATGGGATTCAGTGTCGAAGGCTCTCCGATGGTGCCGATCGACATCTCATTCTTCTTGGCAACGGAAAGAAAAGAGGCGTTCACGAAGGCCGCCACCAGCAGTAGGATCAGCGTAATCGGAATTCCGTAGAGAAAGAGACGGATGGAACGCATTTGGCAAAAAGGATGAACTATGAATTATGAATTATGAATGATGAAAGCGGGGCTGAAAGGATGAATAATTTTCCAGAGAACCGATAATCTCCCAAAAAATCACCTTTGGAGATTGTCCGACGAGGGACTCCCTGCTTTGCTTCTCGGTTCATTATGAAAGTCACCACCGAACAGAAAGAGACCTGCATCGTCGACCTGCACATTGAACTTCCGCCCGAGCGCTTCCAGTCGGAATGGAAGGAAGTCGGCAACGAGTACCGTCGACTGGTCAACCTTCCGGGCTTCCGCAAAGGAAAGGCACCACTTGCCATCGTAGAGAAAAAGTATTCACAGGATATCGAGCAGGAAGTGACCCGCAAGTTGCTCGATGCCGCGGTGCGTGAGGCGCTCAATGAGCAGAAGCTCTCTCCTGTCCAGAGCCCGAATGTCCGTGACGTCAAACTGGAGGGGGATCGCTCCCTGAGCTTCACCGCCACGGTGGTGGTGCGTCCTCCCGTCAATCTCCCCGAGTACAAGGGGCTTGTCATCACAGTCGAGAAACCAGCCGTGGATGAGGAGCAGGTCGCACAGTTCCTGGATGGATTGCGCGGGGATATGGCTGAGTTCAAGACCGTTGAGGGACGCGATCTGGCCATGGGTGATTTTGCGGTTCTCGATTATGAAGGCTCCATCGAGGGAAAGACGCTGGCCGACACCTATCCCGATCTCCAGCCGACCTATGTCGGTCGCAAGAACTTCTGGATCAAGCTCGAGGAGGATCGTCCCATACCGGGACTCGCGGCCGCGATGGTTGGCATGAAGACCGGCGAGACACGGGACTGCACGGTCAGTTTCCCGACCGAGTTCGGCGAGGAGAAGCTGCGTGGCTACAAGGTGACCTACAAGGTGACTCTCCATGAGATCAAGGAGCGAGAGCTTCCCCCGATCGACGATGCCTTTGCCTCGAAACTCAGTCCCGGCAGCACGCTAGAGCAGATTCGTGATCAGGTACGCGAGCGTCTGACCGTGAATGCCGACCAGAACTTTGCCAGCTCGATCCGCGGCGAAGCCGTGAAGCAGCTACTCTCCATGGTCTCTTTCGAGGCTCCCTCCTCGATGGTCCAGCAGGAGAGCACCACAATTCTCAAACAAATCATTCAGGAGAACCAATCCCGCGGCGTGAGCGAGGAGGAGCTGCGTTCCCATCAGGAAGAGCTTCTTGGCGCTGCCCGCCAGAGTGCCGGCGACAAGGTGAAGCTGAACTTCATCCTGGGCGAGATAGTCGTTAAGGAAAATATCAGGGTTTCCCGCGAGGAGCTCGCTTGGCGCATAACCAATATGGCCGAGCGTTATCAGATGACTCCTCAGAAGCTTCTCAAGGAACTGCAGAAGCACCGTGCTCTCGCGGGTATCGAGGAAGAGATTTCTCTGGGTAAGGCCCTTGATGTAGTCGTCTCCCATGCTAGAGTGAATGGAGAAGATCCGAAACCGATCACCGCCAATCCCGAACTCACCCATTCCCATGATGAAGAACCCCATGTCCATGGCCCCGGTTGCGGGCATGACCACTAGTATGATGTCCAATTCCCGTCCTCAGTCCTCAATGCTTGTCCCGATGGTGGTCGAGCAGACCGGACGTGGCGAGCGGAGCTACGATATCTATTCCCGTCTTCTCAAGGACCGGATCATCTTCATCGGATCGGGCATTGATGACTATGTCTCTAATCTGGTAATTGCCCAACTGCTCTTCCTTCAGATGGAGGATGGCAAGAAGGATATCCATATCTACATCAACTCTCCAGGCGGTTCGGTCACAGCGGGCCTGGCAATCTATGACACGATGCAGTTCGTCACCTGTGACGTGAACACCTACTGCATGGGAATGGCCGCAAGTATGGGAGCCTTCCTGCTGTGTTCCGGAACCAAGGGAAAGAGGTTCGCCTTGCCTAATTCGGACATCATGATCCATCAGGTCTCCGGCGGAGCCCAGGGTACGGCCAGTGACGTGGAGCGCAGCGTCGAGTTCATGTACAAGTTGAACCGCCGCTTGGCTCGTATCATCGCGGAGAATACTGGTAAGAGCGAGGAGCAGGTCCGGAAGGATGCTGATCGGGATTACTACATGACCGCGGATGAGGCGAAGGAATATGGGATCGTGGATGAAGTGGTGAAGTCCCGCAAGGAGCTCAAGAATCCACCCGAGAAGGCCAAGGATTCCGTCGAGTAATCCTAAACTGTTTTATCGAGGTCGATCCTTTCCATGGCCAGAACCAGTAATCTCACGATGTGCTCTTTCTGCGGAAAGAGCCATGCCGAGGTCCGCAAGCTCATTGCCGGGCCCGGTGTCTATATCTGCGACAGCTGCATCACTATATGCAAGGGAATCCTGGATAAGGAAACAGTCGAGGGTGGTGGCGATCATGGGGCTCACGAACTGAGGGTTCCGAAACCCTCTGAGATCCGCCGGGAACTTGACGCCCATGTCATTGGCCAGGACCTTGCCAAGCGCACTCTCTCGGTTGCTGTTCACAACCACTACAAGCGGATCGCGATGGAACGCGATGGATTCTCACCGGGACTCCTCTCCGAAGGACTGGCCGATGTGGAGGTTGAGAAGAGCAATGTGCTTCTGATCGGCCCGACCGGTTCAGGAAAGACCCTGCTTGCCCGCACGCTTGCCCGCATTCTGGATGTTCCTTTCTGTATCGCCGATGCCACGACACTTACTGAGGCTGGGTATGTTGGTGAGGATGTCGAGAATATCGTCCTGCGCCTGCTTCAAAATGCCGATTATGACGTGAAGAAGGCCGAGATCGGCATCGTCTATATTGATGAGATCGACAAGATCGGCCGGAAAACCGACAACGTCTCCATCACGCGTGATGTCTCCGGCGAGGGAGTCCAGCAGGCGCTCCTGAAGATCCTCGAGGCCACCACCTGCAACGTTCCTCCCCAGGGCGGACGCAAGCATCCTCATCAGGAATATATCCAGCTCAACACACAGAATATCCTATTCATCTGCGGTGGCGCTTTCGTGGGACTCGACAAAATCATCCAGAGACGCACCGGAGGGAAGACCCTCGGCTTCCATGCTAAGGAAAATGATCTCGAAGGGCCGATGGATGAGCTCAAAATTCTTGAGTCCGTCGAACCCGAGGATCTTCTCGCCTTCGGCATGATCCCAGAGTTCATCGGTCGTCTTCCGGTACTGACAACCCTCCAACAGCTCAACGAAGAGGAACTGGTGCGCATTCTCACGGAGCCTAGAAATGCCCTGGTCAAGCAGTTCACCAAGCTGCTGGCTATGGATGACATTTCCCTCACGGTCACCAAGGATGCACTTATTGCCCTTGCCGAGTCGGCGCTTAAAAAGGGGACAGGTGCCCGTGCCCTCCGCTCGCTTCTCGAGAAGATCATGCTGGATGTCATGTACGAGGCTCCTGATCGCGAGGATTTTGCCGGAGTGACACTGAACCGCGCCGTGGTCGAAGGGCGAAAATCCGCCCTGATCCGACGCCGTCAGGAGAAGGACGCTGCTTGATTCCGTGGTCCGGAAAGCTGATCTCGAGGTGATTCCGACTCCTGGGCGGATGGCGCCCAATCAGGATCTCCAGGCAGCCAGGGAGGAGCTGATTCTCAAATCACGATCCTTTCAGCATGTGGAATGCGATTTTGGAGCTTCCAAGGGTAAATTTTTATCCGAGAGCGCCCTGCTAAATCCGTCGGTTTTTTTCGCAGGAATTGAAGGGATTTCGGATCGGGTGAAACGCGGCAACAGAAAGATCAAACGGCTAGGGATTCCCAATGCGGCACTCTGGAGGGGGTGGGGTAAAGAATCACTCGATGACCTGATCCCCGCTGGATTTCTGGACACTCTGCATGTCTCCTTTCCAGATCCCTGGCCGAAGCGACGTCACTGGGTCCGAAGGTTGGTAAATGTCTACTTCCTGGAAGTAGCCGTTACAAAATTAAAAGCGGATGGAGTTCTTCGACTTCAGACAGATCATCTCGGATATTTTGCTTCCATGAAGGATCAGCTCAGCTTGCACGGAGGATGGATCGAGACCCCATGGGAGGATGATTTGCAGAGGCCTGTTACCGAGTTTGAGACGATTTTCAGGGCGAAAGGCGATCCCATTGGGAGGATTGCCGTGAAGAGGTTGAAGGGTTGAAGGGTTGAAGGGAGGCACGACCCATCAAGGGTTGAAGAATTACAGCATTGAAGTCAGGATTTTCGAAGTGACGGAGATTCCCCCAGAGTCCTGTGAATTTCAGAAATCCGACGAGATCTTGATGCTCCTCGTGGCGTCTGGTGACTATGGAGCCTTCCGCAGGCTTGTGGAGAGGCATCAGGGTCTTGTGATCGCCACCGTGGCACGGATGATCGGAATTTCCGATGCGGAAGATATTGCCCAGCAGGTCTTCCTGAATGTCTGGAAGTCCGCCCCCCGATGGCGACCTGAGGCCCGATTCACCACCTGGCTACTGATCATCGCGAAGCGTCTGGTCTTTAACGAATCTCGCAGGCGGACCCGAACTCGGTTAATTCCCCAGTCACGGGATCCGGATGAGGAGAGGGCGGATCATCCCGATGGGACTCCGGGGCCTGATCAGCAGATCCTCGAGAGGGAACTGCACAGGGCGATTGAGCAGGCCCTTGCATCCCTGCCTGAGAAGGAGCGCCTTGCTTTGATTCTGCGGCGCTACGAGAACATGCCGTACGAGGAAATCGCCACTGTCCTTTCGCTGAGCCTGCCTGCCGTAAAAAGTCTTCTTTTCCGCGCCCGCAACACGCTCAAGGAGAAGTTAGGGCCCTATTTGGAAGGGTGAGTTTTTGGCGCTTGCCTATCGGCTTTCAGCCTTCAGTCTATCATCCTGATTATGTCTTCCACCGAACAAGTCCTTGTCATCCGTCGCTCTCTTTTTGATGAGTTGGGTTCCTTTCACGGACTCAATCCCGAGGTCAGCCGATACCTTCCTATCTTTCTCCAACCAGGCAATCATTTCTTTGTTCCCCGTGCTGAGGCTGAGGAGGATCCGTCGCTTAAGCAGCTGATTCCCTATGTGGTGGTGACCTCCGGTGAGAAGATCCTACACTACCGTCGCGGAAGCGGTTCTGGGGAGACTCGTCTGCTGAAAAAGGGATCCGTCGGCATCGGCGGTCATATCAATGATGGGGACGGATTGGGCGAAGCCTTTGATTCGGCAGCCTATCAGCGGGCTCTCATGCGTGAACTGCAGGAAGAGCTATCCCTGGGAAGCGCCTTCATCGAGCGTCCGCTGGCCCTCCTCAATGACGATACGAATCCCGTGGGAGCCGTTCACTTGGGGATCGTCCATCAATGCCATCTAGCCGAACCTGAAGTGACAGCCAATGAAGAGGCGATTGCCGAACTTGGGTTTCTCAGCCGCGAGGAACTTGCAGAGCGAAACGATCAGCTGGAAAGCTGGTCCCAACTCGTGCTGGAAGGGTGGAACGATCTGAAGACGGTGGGAAAGTAAAAAGTCGGAAGGTAGGAAGGTTGCAGGAAGCCTTTGCATCGGCACCTTGTTACTTTCACACCTTTGACCTTCATACTCCATCCCGCTGCACGGGATGATTACCAATTCTTGATCCAAGTATTTGTGGCGGTGGATCCTCCTGCCGTGGACCAGAGGTCGAAAAAATTGGTGCCGCTTTGGTTGGATAAGCCGGGGTAGCGATAGGAGTAAGCAATCCCGAAGGGATCCAACCAACCTGAGGAATCGACCGATTTTGATTTGAACTCAAAGTAGACCTTTCCGCTACTTGGCATGAGGTTGGTGATTAGTACCAATGAGCTTGAGCCGGCAGGATAGTCCCCATTGTCGGCCTTGTAGCTTTCAAGAGCCGCCCCGACTGCGGCAATCTCGGCCTCGGTCCGTGAACGAGCCCCCTTTTTCTGGACGCCACCAGCCGCTGCCAGCACCAATGAAGCCAAGATGGCTATGATGGTGATGACGATCAGCAATTCGATAAGTGTGAAACCTCCGGAGGAAGTTTTTTTGTGAGGAGCGATCATGTTTTTTATTGCTGCATGCCGCTGATGATACTGATGAGCGGAAGGAAGAGCGCGATGACGATGGCTCCGACTACTACGGCGAGAAAGACGATCATGATAGGTTCCATCATGGAGGTGAGTCCTGCCACAGCGCTGTCGACCTCGTCGTCGTAGAGATCGGCGACCTTCAGGAGCATCTCGGGAAGTTGGCCTGTTTCCTCGCCGACGTCCACCATGCTGATGACCATCGCAGGGAAGACGCCGCTCGCCTCCATCGGACGGACGATGGATTCACCTTCCTTGACCGCGTCATGGATCTTGGAGATCGCAGTGGAGATGACGGCGTTGCCTGCCGTTTCCTTCGTGATGTTGAGAGCCTGGAGGATGGGGACACCGCTGGTCACGAGGGTTCCGAGCGTGCGGGTGAATCTGGAGATTCCATTCTTGCGGGTCAGGTCACCGAAAAGAGGTGCCTTGAGCATGAACTGATCGAACATCACTGCTCCCTTCGGTGTGGAAGTCAAATACTTCATCCCGAAGAAGACCGCGCCTATACCAAGACCGAGTTCGATAAAGTGATGTTGAACACCACGGCTTGCACCTATGACAAGCTGAGTCAGAAGGGGGAGGGGTTTGCCTCCGAGCATATCGGCAAAGATCTGCTCAAATTTCGGAACAATGAACACAAGAAGGAATGCCATGATGATGATGGCGATCACCATGACGATGGCCGGGTACATCATGGCTGATTTCACCTTACCCTTCACCTTCTGGGCCTTCTCTTGAAACTCTGCAAGTCGGTTAAGAACAACCTCGAGTACGCCGCCAAGTTCGCCCGCCTTGACCATGTTGACATAGAGCTTGTTGAAGATCTTGGGATGAGAATTAAGGCCGTCACTGAAGGTTCCGCCTCCTTGTACCGCTTCAGCAAGCTGGGTGATGGTCTTTTTGAGCACAGGGTCGGGTTCCTGCTTTCCAAGAACTGTAAGCCCCCGAAGAAGTGGTAAGCCTGCATCGATGAGCGTGGCTAACTGCCTGGTAAACACCATGAGGGTGGCACTCTTGATCGTCTTTTTTTCGAGGAAGGGAATGGTAATGCTCTTACCTTTGCCTGTGGCGGAGGCGCTTTTGGCGGTTTTTGCGCCCTTCCCCGCTTTGGCCTTTGTGGTTCGGGCCTGCTCCTTGACGCTTGTAGGAAAGAGTCCCTGGCTTCTCAAGGAGTTGACCGCCTCGGATTGGCTGGCGGCATCGATATAGTCACTGACCTGTTGTCCCTGGGCATCAAGGGCTACGTACGCAAAGGAGGGCATTCCACTTGACTACTTCAATAGGAATCAATCTGTCGAGCGGAGATCATCTGAGAAAGGAAATCCCACCTAGGCTCAACCCGCCGTATCAAGCCCTAGCTAGATATGGATTATTCGCTTTTTCCTCGGCGATCGTCGTGGAAGGACCATGCCCGGGAAGTACGATGGTCTGGCCGGGCAGGGGAAGCAGTTTTGTGGAGATGCCGGAGAGGAGGAGATCGCGGTCACCTCCAGGAAGATCCCAACGTCCCACCCCGCCGGCGAAGAGCACGTCTCCGCCAAACAACAGATTCGATGACGCATCGTGGATGCAGAGGCTGCCCGGGCAATGGCCCGGGACCTCGAAGAGGTTGAAGGATCTTCCTAGGAGGCGCTGCCCTGAACCCTCGAGGAGTTTCAGATCTGCATTCACCGGCTCCACCTCAAGATCGATACCGAACCTTCTCAGGAGATTCCTATCTGCCAGCATCGTCTCAGTGACGGGGTGCATCGCTACCGTGCAACCATGA
The genomic region above belongs to Verrucomicrobiota bacterium and contains:
- a CDS encoding MBL fold metallo-hydrolase, whose translation is MDTGQTLEGLKMFTGGALQTNSYLVACPEGNILIDAPEGSAEAFRDIPIAMLLLTHGHYDHVWDAAAVARHHGCTVAMHPVTETMLADRNLLRRFGIDLEVEPVNADLKLLEGSGQRLLGRSFNLFEVPGHCPGSLCIHDASSNLLFGGDVLFAGGVGRWDLPGGDRDLLLSGISTKLLPLPGQTIVLPGHGPSTTIAEEKANNPYLARA
- a CDS encoding type II secretion system F family protein — encoded protein: MPSFAYVALDAQGQQVSDYIDAASQSEAVNSLRSQGLFPTSVKEQARTTKAKAGKGAKTAKSASATGKGKSITIPFLEKKTIKSATLMVFTRQLATLIDAGLPLLRGLTVLGKQEPDPVLKKTITQLAEAVQGGGTFSDGLNSHPKIFNKLYVNMVKAGELGGVLEVVLNRLAEFQEKAQKVKGKVKSAMMYPAIVMVIAIIIMAFLLVFIVPKFEQIFADMLGGKPLPLLTQLVIGASRGVQHHFIELGLGIGAVFFGMKYLTSTPKGAVMFDQFMLKAPLFGDLTRKNGISRFTRTLGTLVTSGVPILQALNITKETAGNAVISTAISKIHDAVKEGESIVRPMEASGVFPAMVISMVDVGEETGQLPEMLLKVADLYDDEVDSAVAGLTSMMEPIMIVFLAVVVGAIVIALFLPLISIISGMQQ